A genome region from Lucilia cuprina isolate Lc7/37 chromosome 3, ASM2204524v1, whole genome shotgun sequence includes the following:
- the LOC111678207 gene encoding nuclear pore complex protein Nup153 isoform X2, producing MSEYANDESSSPPRHGSGDANLHNISMEDAANNSIIGKVKSRVSSILPNRFSKWFSPSAKLQNDSLNGSICGSNTNTLQTRRRRRIEIEEEDNYEDEEDVQRPREYEENNHRLYVKQSHNRDREIEVDDENDDDDDSQNSDDEYNSNNSNKQTRRDLNVERQPPAKRSRLNIDVRDSPLITRHQPLLSSTPAVGSSYLRNSGSTTSASRSSYQRYTNLNLYGNQSKKEPAFNFGQQKDSKPLNTDIIDLISNPSYEHDDKLAEASNTYGGSRSGISSRKSLNIPSSASTLTSVERVYATVAHLKRQPLSTAKADLSATHTVGIPPRRTSTTIHEVEDQESEDQDKVQSSDGTEKREELLESNANTCNGGSNNFTVNKRQKLINGTGLKAATLPESNEAILIDSASESGESAMDVMKTNSSNKQQRKTGLFNMSAAGATNTRNSSRTSSFGNGLNFYSHLEGRKSLFSGPNHGISNPLNNSTLSLTSLNRRQFNASIYGSTSALSDSRLLNTFSPFYKGKTTYGGAAAYNKYTAGAGASSVRITPTLIRPTSSLSTLSSNTSIGNNVNTQIGDNSTISSTAKRILDLINDFATPLSEAKKMASSLKSNPNLQIPPQAKGRLNESDLNASRAMRLSQVRTPYTRPAVILQPSGNASGRGTAGGLMPPIKELQVPTMSQLLQMKKIQNTTEKARKIAQNSVVNSGTSEYTLPELATTKTNTNNDQDQQKHTNKIRNKVTNSMRPSAATKDLQDEEPPPPVNLPNIAFPLMQSVPKIDIQLNKPSVTSNNNLECKTSNAARTESSKINSFVFNNTPTKTATQTSASIDSKKIPPVPTQSLNTISSTHKTTTNTFKFSEPLQIVGVSTPTQSVTKNDIDKYKFSPPLDVVVTPTSTSVKQHNPQPKQPQLKEGSCLDALSKPFTLPPTTPKTNMPDQTSSINGSLNASSGFGNQFKKSSNEWECDACMICNKSDANKCVACETPRTQKSSTNQQPTNTPLSFTASITSTFGQQFKKSSNEWECDACMIRNKQDATKCVACETPRKGAAQQSTTALPAIKNSFGDAFKPKSGTWECETCMISNKNEANECIACQTKKPGATGTTSTTTAAPATQFKFGFSSATGTGIANANSNADVGFKTLAAQQKASKWECDACMTRNDANRTKCACCEQPKPGATSEPTNSSSTKFQFGATAASKFSFGFGTGANVPKEDDLRKGLASKTEDSVKTTSVPAQGGFQFGIKPISSTTSESKNDETDANTKITGFKFGAGPASTTVVTKVSETSAVSSAPTGFVFGSKPLTTTTTATTKSTPALSSDTAASTPSVKFTLPPTTTNTTVSNNDKPTGVAAPTFGFGASTASSTTGGFSFGTKIETVKPTATVSEEKKSLESFAFKAPTTISATPPKSSGFVFGSSTINSSLTVAATTVSSSITTTTSTSATTTTSSTITAAVKPMFTFGSSSATTPAANTQATTGFGGFNFGSNSASNAAATTTTANTLFAAVTSTSTISTTANLTSTTSLSTSSTTTTTPASTNIFGSFGGGGGTSNASATPIFGSYINPPANNNLTTVSSSTNNSTSANTPQFGTFGSKTTSNVFGSFGGAGGNNSTLVKPKETKPTLPVFGNVAPTSTSQSSQSNSGGFVFGSNAMNNSAAATTASAGSVTSTSTTWPKNSFVFGSAANNTPSTNSAVAPNTNENKEVAKPSVFGSFGSSSTSTTNQQQTSSIFGVPATASNAAASGPTNSSTNLFGSNSAPAATSIFGANSSGNAATPTPAFGSSPFGGAASSTSATPTFGSTAASGPTTFGGFGAATNNTTTNTTEVKKPEAAFNFGAAPATQSTSGGFNFGSSASTTKPAFNFGGTTTTQQPTFNFTGTAEASANARSPNRTASKTENTCTDKTSNTTVENIIKANANSSVDRSQQNKHEQTGLCLRQNIISSRINKKELKLQCQQQKQQLDDIIFSKTLFNKETDDASRRESSCSGLNTADVASNRQLLQTNRFSKDVSRKTPEDPMNSLKQKNKILLNKYKLIRKPSSIATASASAAAKGKEGTTKELIVHSGGNGGGGGLQQTKTKRVVKMRTTVSPIKLNYYRKINNASINETHKGAVKAEEKIKHIFKNKLLTSSVTGTTSPTQSNCSSVLFKSPRRKVHMIVSDNTSKPKKFQETKSRYSLVINKPNTSVYTNPKNSSKTTATFPKTTTTEEPSS from the exons ATGTCGGAGTATGCAAATGATGAAAGTAGTAGTCCTCCACGACATGGAAGTGGCGATGCAAATCTACATAACATTAGTATGGAAGATGCTGCTAACAAC tCAATTATTGGAAAAGTAAAGTCGAGAGTTTCGAGCATATTACCCAATCGTTTCTCCAAATGGTTTTCACCGTCTGCAAAGCTACAAAATGATTCATTAAATGGTAGTATTTGTGGTTCAAATACAAATACTTTGCAAACACGCCGTAGGCGTCGCATTGAAATCGAAGAAGAAGATAATTACGAGGATGAGGAGGATGTACAACGTCCTAGAgaatatgaagaaaataatcATCGTTTATACGTTAAGCAGTCGCATAATCGTGATCGTGAAATTGAAGTCGATGATGagaatgatgacgatgatgatagCCAAAATAGTGATGATGAATATAATAGCAACaattcaaataaacaaacaaggcGAGATTTAAATGTTGAAAGGCAACCGCCAGCAAAAAGATCTCGTCTAAATATTGAT GTTCGTGATAGTCCATTAATCACACGGCATCAACCACTTTTATCATCTACACCAGCTGTGGGTAGCTCTTATTTGCGTAATTCTGGAAGCACAACTTCAGCTTCAAGGTCGTCTTATCAACGCTATACAAATTTGAATCTTTATGGGAACCAAAGCAAGAAGGAACCAGCTTTCAACTTTGGCCAACAAAAGGACTCAAAACCATTAAATACCGATATCATTGATTTGATATCAAATCCTTCTTATGAACATGATGATAAACTAGCAGAAGCTTCTAATACATACGGTGGTAGTCGTTCTGGAATAAg ttcccgtaaaagtttaaatatccCATCTTCTGCCTCGACTTTAACTAGTGTAGAACGTGTTTATGCAACTGTGGCTCATCTTAAACGTCAGCCTTTGTCAACAGCTAAAGCAGATTTATCGGCCACTCATACAGTGGGTATACCACCTAGGCGTACTTCTACTACTATACACGAAGTAGAAGATCAAGAGTCAGAAGATCAAGATAAAGTCCAAAGTAGTGATGGTACCGAGAAACGTGAGGAGCTATTGGAATCCAATGCTAATACTTGCAATGGGGGTTCTAATAACTTTACCGTCAATAAAagacaaaaactaataaatggTACGGGTTTGAAGGCTGCAACATTGCCCGAATCAAATGAAGCTATTTTAATTGATTCCGCTTCAGAAAGCGGCGAAAGTGCAATGGATGTAATGAAGACGAATTCATCTAATAAACAACAACGGAAGACTGGTCTTTTTAACATGTCAGCTGCTGGAGCTACAAATACTCGTAACAGTAGTCGTACTTCTTCATTTGGAAATGGTTTAAATTTCTATTCTCACCTTGAGGGACGAAAATCCTTATTCAGCGGCCCCAATCATGGCATTTCAAATCCATTAAATAACTCTACATTATCATTAACATCACTTAATCGCCGTCAATTCAACGCCTCAATATATGGCAGTACATCTGCTTTGAGTGATAGTCGTTTGTTAAATACGTTTTCTCCATTTTACAAGGGAAAAACTACATACGGGGGAGCAGCAGCTTATAACAAATATACAGCTGGTGCAGGCGCCAGTTCAGTGCGTATAACACCTACATTAATAAGGCCAACATCAAGTCTCTCCACATTATCATCGAATACTTCAATAGGTAACAATGTTAACACTCAAATTGGGGACAATTCAACAATATCGTCGACTGCCAAACGTATATTGGATTTGATTAATGATTTTGCCACACCCTTAAGTGAAGCTAAAAAGATGGCAAGTAGTCTGAAAAGTAATCCAAACCTACAGATACCACCACAAGCCAAAGGTCGCTTAAATGAAAGTGATTTAAATGCTTCGAGAGCTATGCGCTTGTCGCAAGTACGAACACCTTATACTAGACCGGCTGTAATACTACAGCCCTCAGGAAATGCTAGCGGAAGAGGTACAGCGGGCGGTCTTATGCCACCCATTAAGGAACTCCAAGTACCAACAATGTCTCAATTGTTGCAAatgaagaaaattcaaaatactaCCGAAAAAGCGAGAAAAATTGCTCAAAACTCTGTAGTAAACAGTGGAACGTCCGAGTACACTTTACCTGAACTGGCAACCACAAAGACAAATACCAACAACGACCAGGACCAACAAAAGCATACcaacaaaataagaaacaaagTGACAAATTCAATGAGACCATCAGCAGCAACAAAGGATTTGCAAGATGAAGAGCCACCCCCACCTGTAAATTTACCTAATATAGCATTTCCACTTATGCAATCTGTGCCCAAAATTGATATACAATTGAATAAACCATCTGTTACTAGCAACAACAACCTTGAGTGTAAAACTTCAAATGCAGCAAGAACTGAATCATCTAAAATAAACtcatttgtatttaataatacaCCTACAAAAACCGCAACACAAACATCTGCTTCAATAGACAGCAAAAAAATACCACCTGTTCCAACTCAATCACTGAACACAATCTCTTCAACGCATAAAACTACCAcgaacacttttaaattttctgaacCTTTACAAATTGTTGGCGTCTCAACACCAACTCAGAGTGTAACTAAAAATGACattgataaatataaatttagtccCCCACTAGATGTCGTCGTAACACCAACATCCACATCCGTAAAACAACACAATCCCCAACCAAAACAGCCTCAACTTAAAGAGGGATCTTGTTTAGATGCTCTTAGTAAACCTTTCACCTTGCCACCGACAACACCTAAAACAAATATGCCAGATCAAACTTCTTCAATAAACGGATCTCTAAATGCATCTTCTGGCTTTggtaatcaatttaaaaaatcgtCTAATGAATGGGAATGTGACGCTTGTATGATTTGCAACAAGTCAGATGCTAATAAATGTGTGGCTTGCGAAACTCCACGCACGCAAAAGTCCTCAACAAATCAGCAACCAACAAATACACCATTGTCTTTTACTGCATCAATTACATCCACATTTGGCCAACAATTTAAGAAATCCTCAAATGAATGGGAATGTGATGCATGTATGATACGCAATAAGCAGGACGCCACAAAGTGTGTGGCCTGTGAAACACCACGTAAAGGAGCAGCACAGCAGTCCACCACAGCATTACCagcaattaaaaattcatttggtGATGCTTTTAAACCAAAATCTGGCACATGGGAATGCGAAACATGTatgatttctaataaaaatgagGCGAATGAATGCATAGCTTGTCAAACTAAAAAGCCAGGAGCTACGGGAACAACCTCTACCACTACAGCAGCTCCAGCAACACAATTTAAATTTGGTTTTAGCTCTGCCACTGGCACCGGTATTGCAAATGCTAACTCAAATGCGGATGTTGGTTTCAAAACATTGGCAGCTCAGCAAAAAGCTTCTAAATGGGAGTGTGATGCTTGTATGACTCGCAATGATGCTAATCGCACAAAATGTGCTTGTTGTGAGCAACCTAAGCCAGGAGCAACAAGCGAACCAACCAATTCGTCATCAACTAAATTTCAGTTTGGAGCTACTGCAGCATCCAAATTTAGTTTTGGTTTTGGTACTGGAGCCAATGTACCTAAAGAAGACGACTTAAGAAAAGGTTTGGCTAGTAAAACAGAAGATAGTGTAAAAACAACATCTGTGCCGGCTCAAGGAGGATTCCAATTCGGAATTAAACCAATATCTAGCACCACGAGTGAAAGTAAAAATGATGAAACAGATGCCAACACAAAAATTACAGGCTTTAAATTTGGTGCTGGCCCAGCATCTACGACTGTTGTTACAAAGGTAAGCGAAACATCAGCTGTTTCGTCCGCTCCAACCGGTTTTGTATTTGGCTCGAAgccattaacaacaacaacaacagcaacaactaagtCAACACCAGCATTGTCTTCCGATACCGCTGCTAGCACACCAAGTGTAAAATTCACTTTGCCTCCTACCACCACCAACACAACTGTAAGTAATAATGACAAGCCAACGGGCGTGGCAGCACCAACGTTTGGTTTCGGCGCCAGTACAGCCTCTTCAACAACTGGGGGTTTTTCATTTGGCACCAAAATAGAGACCGTAAAGCCAACTGCTACCGTAAGCGAGGAAAAGAAATCTTTAGAGAGTTTTGCTTTTAAAGCTCCAACAACAATATCGGCCACACCTCCAAAAAGCTCAGGTTTTGTTTTTGGTTCGTCAACAATTAATAGTAGTTTAACAGTTGCAGCAACTACTGTCAGTAGTTCCATAACCACTACGACAtcaacatcagcaacaacaaccacatCTTCAACTATAACAGCTGCTGTAAAGCCAATGTTTACTTTTGGCTCGTCTTCAGCAACTACACCAGCTGCAAATACGCAAGCTACAACAGGTTTTGGTGGCTTCAATTTTGGAAGCAATTCAGCAAGCAATGCAGCAGCGACAACCACGACAGCGAATACGTTATTTGCAGCTGTTACTTCCACGTCAACCATATCTACAACTGCGAACTTAACATCAACAACATCCTTGTCAACATCGTCAACGACAACTACTACACCTGCCTCAACAAATATATTTGGTTCATTTGGTGGAGGAGGGGGTACATCTAATGCCTCTGCAACTCCAATATTTGGTTCCTATATCAATCCTCCTGCCAATAATAACTTAACTACTGTAAGTTCCTCAACCAATAACTCAACCTCGGCAAATACTCCACAATTCGGAACTTTTGGATCTAAAACCACATCTAATGTATTTGGGTCGTTTGGCGGAGCAGGTGGTAACAATAGTACATTGGTAAAgccaaaagaaacaaaaccaaCACTACCAGTATTTGGTAATGTTGCGCCAACCAGCACATCTCAATCATCACAGTCAAATTCAGGTGGTTTTGTGTTCGGTTCTAATGCGATGAACAATtctgcagcagcaacaaccgCATCAGCAGGTTCAGTTACAAGTACTAGCACAACATGGCCTAAAAACAGTTTTGTATTTGGTTCAGCCGCAAACAATACACCTTCAACAAACTCTGCTGTTGCACCCAACACAAACGAAAATAAAGAAGTTGCTAAACCTTCTGTATTCGGTTCATTTGGTTCATCTAGCACTAGTACCACTAATCAGCAGCAAACATCGTCTATTTTTGGGGTCCCCGCAACAGCTTCAAATGCAGCAGCATCGGGACCAACAAACTCAAGTACAAATCTATTTGGCTCTAATTCAGCACCAGCTGCGACCAGTATATTTGGAGCTAATTCAAGTGGTAATGCCGCAACACCAACCCCAGCATTTGGTTCATCGCCATTCGGCGGTGCTGCTTCTTCAACAAGCGCAACACCAACCTTTGGAAGTACAGCAGCTTCGGGTCCCACTACATTTGGAGGTTTTGGGGCAGCAACTAACAATACTACAACAAATACCACTGAAGTTAAAAAACCAGAGGCTGCTTTTAATTTTGGTGCAGCACCAGCAACACAAAGTACTAGT ggTGGTTTTAATTTTGGTTCATCAGCGTCTACAACAAAGCCAGCATTCAATTTTGGCGGTACAACAACTACACAACAGCCTACGTTTAATTTTACCGGAACAGCGGAG GCCAGCGCCAACGCCAGGAGCCCAAACCGCACAGCAAGCAAAACGGAAAATACGTGCACCGATAAGACGAGTAACACAACGGTAGAGAACATTATAAAAGCTAACGCTAACAGCAGCGTGGACCGatcacaacaaaataaacatgaaCAGACAGGACTATGCTTAAGACAGAACATAATTAGCAGCCGTATTAATAAGAAAGAGCTAAAACTTCAatgccaacaacaaaaacaacaactagacGACATAATCTTCAGCAAGacattatttaataaagaaacagACGACGCCTCAAGACGTGAAAGCAGCTGCAGCGGCTTAAATACTGCAGATGTTGCCAGCAACAGACAACTATTGCAAACAAATAGATTTTCAAAAGATGTTAGCCGCAAAACGCCAGAAGATCCCATgaatagtttaaaacaaaagaataaaattcttttaaacaaatacaaactcATTCGAAAACCATCATCAATTGCAACGGCATCAGCATCCGCTGCGGCAAAGGGAAAAGAAGGCACTACAAAAGAGTTAATAGTCCATAGTGGTGGtaatggtggtggtggtggactacagcaaacaaaaactaaacgtGTAGTTAAAATGAGAACTACTGTGTCTccgataaaattaaattattatcgaAAAATTAATAACGCTTCAATTAATGAAACTCACAAAGGAGCAGTAAAAGCAGAAGAAAAAATTAagcacattttcaaaaataagttACTGACCTCGTCAGTAACAGGTACTACTTCTCCAACACAATCAAATTGTTCgtctgttttatttaaaagtccTCGACGTAAAGTCCATATGATTGTAAGTGATAACACTtcgaaaccaaaaaaattccaGGAAACTAAAAGCCGTTATTCTTTGGTGATTAACAAACCTAATACGTCTGTATATACAAATCCTAAAAATTCTTCTAAAACAACAGCTACTTTTCCTAAAACTACTACCACTGAAGAACCTTCATCATGA